Proteins encoded within one genomic window of Methanosarcina barkeri str. Wiesmoor:
- a CDS encoding carboxymuconolactone decarboxylase family protein codes for MEKAVKEARELKGFMPRSIEYAGQINKDFAEGIAGFYKAIWSEREGGLSMKHKHLIVFAIACSTNNIQSAVKILERLHKFGATRTEINDAMMLAAWTGGIQHFTDFSEAVIKEMDRLGY; via the coding sequence ATGGAAAAAGCGGTTAAAGAAGCCAGGGAATTAAAAGGGTTTATGCCCAGGTCTATTGAATATGCCGGACAGATAAACAAAGATTTCGCCGAAGGGATAGCAGGCTTTTACAAAGCAATCTGGAGTGAAAGGGAAGGCGGGCTTTCTATGAAACATAAGCATCTAATAGTCTTTGCTATAGCCTGCTCAACCAACAATATCCAGAGCGCGGTCAAAATTCTCGAAAGACTTCATAAATTTGGAGCCACAAGGACCGAGATCAATGATGCCATGATGCTTGCGGCCTGGACAGGCGGAATCCAGCACTTTACAGATTTCAGTGAAGCAGTAATTAAAGAGATGGATAGATTAGGTTATTAA
- the cfbA gene encoding sirohydrochlorin nickelochelatase: MTEKLGILAIGHGSKLPYNKEVVTQIANCIAQKHTDVVVKTGFMENSEPTLEEAPKAFSGTGVTKIAAVPVFLASGIHITKDIPEILNLDENGSGSLCIDGREVPLCYAEPLGADEIIADLVYRRVQEKL; this comes from the coding sequence ATGACCGAAAAATTAGGAATTCTTGCAATTGGACATGGGAGCAAACTGCCCTACAACAAGGAAGTTGTTACACAGATTGCAAATTGCATTGCACAGAAACATACTGACGTGGTTGTAAAGACCGGTTTTATGGAAAATAGCGAGCCTACTCTGGAAGAAGCTCCCAAAGCTTTTTCAGGGACAGGGGTCACAAAGATTGCGGCAGTACCCGTTTTCCTGGCTTCGGGCATACATATTACTAAGGATATCCCTGAAATTCTGAACTTGGATGAAAACGGTTCTGGAAGTCTCTGCATTGACGGGAGAGAAGTTCCTCTTTGCTATGCTGAACCCCTTGGGGCCGATGAAATAATCGCAGATCTTGTATACCGAAGGGTTCAGGAAAAACTCTAA
- a CDS encoding methyltransferase yields the protein MKEFPEIKVPLNQIYEMSLAPVQTNALVAGVELAIFDQLSKPIRAEELAEKCGFDARTTAEYLNVLTACELVTKKNGFYQNSPMAEQYLVTSRPTYYGDLILFEYERLSMSPKKIAELVKNGPAFPEEKGMNSEEFWIQYAKSMANWERSGTAQKIADIISALPEFSSMRKMLDLGGGPGLVGIAVLSRHPSMEGVVFDQPAVVNVTAEFIAEYGLSDRITTIGGDYLNDHLGSGYDMILASCTLNFAKGCMDKMVKKIYDALNPGGIFVSLHDGIYDEGTKPSIHILGMMPSALSGYNCSLSKGFIVDSILNAGFRSVRSQTINFDAGPLDVDIARKNTEVTED from the coding sequence ATGAAAGAATTTCCAGAAATAAAAGTTCCATTAAACCAAATATATGAAATGTCCCTTGCACCTGTTCAGACAAATGCACTTGTTGCGGGAGTTGAACTTGCTATCTTCGATCAACTCAGTAAACCTATCAGGGCAGAAGAACTTGCCGAAAAATGCGGGTTTGATGCCAGAACAACAGCCGAATATCTCAACGTACTGACTGCCTGCGAACTTGTAACAAAAAAGAACGGGTTCTACCAAAACAGTCCGATGGCCGAACAATATCTTGTTACCAGCCGTCCAACTTACTATGGCGATCTAATTTTATTTGAATACGAGCGTCTGTCTATGAGCCCGAAAAAAATAGCTGAACTGGTCAAAAATGGGCCAGCGTTTCCAGAAGAAAAAGGCATGAACTCGGAGGAGTTCTGGATACAATACGCAAAATCAATGGCAAACTGGGAACGCTCCGGAACCGCTCAGAAGATAGCGGATATTATCTCAGCATTACCAGAATTTTCTTCGATGAGGAAAATGCTTGACCTTGGTGGAGGTCCCGGTCTGGTGGGAATTGCGGTTTTATCCCGCCATCCGTCGATGGAAGGCGTAGTGTTTGACCAGCCGGCTGTGGTCAATGTTACTGCAGAGTTCATAGCAGAGTATGGACTTTCGGATAGAATAACAACGATTGGAGGCGATTACCTTAACGATCATCTTGGCAGTGGGTATGATATGATCCTCGCAAGCTGTACGCTCAATTTTGCAAAGGGCTGCATGGATAAGATGGTGAAAAAGATTTATGATGCGCTCAATCCGGGAGGAATCTTTGTAAGTCTTCACGATGGGATATATGACGAAGGCACAAAGCCGTCTATCCATATCCTTGGTATGATGCCCAGCGCTCTTTCAGGATACAATTGTAGTCTTAGCAAGGGTTTTATCGTAGATTCGATACTCAATGCAGGATTTCGGTCGGTACGGTCACAGACAATTAACTTTGATGCAGGTCCTTTAGATGTGGATATAGCCCGGAAAAATACAGAAGTAACAGAGGATTAA
- a CDS encoding iron ABC transporter permease — MNYDSQKNIRQTEVSHITERYYNFTHKKILFIGALCLLIIISIGIAASTGSADVSFRDVYTSLLSKIFPDIVESSWLADVCLWKLRFPRIFMGLFAGIALGTAGAAMQGALKNPLADPYMLGIASAAGFGAAIAIVFGTGIFAGKYLIIGNAFFFSLIASAVIIAIAEKKGGSAEAMILTGVAVMFLFQALTTFTEYFAEAEAVKSAMFWMVGDLGKARWEDFRFVVPITAILVPILIWKSWDLNIIGAGDESAKSLGINVKKFRILIMVVSSLLVAGVVSFVGAIGFIGLVSPHICRLIIGGDNRFLIPASGLMGAVFLIISDSIARTVLSPVVVPVGVITAFLGVPFFVYLIMYRREYC; from the coding sequence ATGAATTATGATTCTCAAAAAAACATACGTCAAACAGAAGTAAGTCATATCACGGAGAGGTACTATAACTTCACTCATAAAAAAATCCTCTTTATCGGTGCCCTATGTCTGCTCATCATCATCAGCATTGGAATTGCCGCATCGACGGGGTCTGCTGATGTATCTTTTAGAGATGTATATACCTCACTTCTCAGTAAAATATTCCCTGATATTGTCGAGAGTTCCTGGTTAGCGGATGTCTGTCTCTGGAAACTCCGGTTTCCTCGTATTTTCATGGGGCTCTTTGCCGGGATTGCCCTCGGAACAGCCGGAGCTGCGATGCAGGGGGCTCTGAAAAACCCACTTGCTGATCCGTATATGCTTGGAATTGCATCAGCAGCAGGATTTGGGGCAGCGATCGCGATCGTATTCGGGACCGGAATTTTTGCCGGCAAATATCTCATCATCGGGAATGCCTTTTTCTTCTCACTGATAGCTTCAGCGGTCATTATTGCCATTGCTGAGAAAAAAGGCGGTTCGGCAGAAGCAATGATTCTTACTGGAGTCGCTGTGATGTTCCTCTTCCAGGCCCTCACGACTTTTACAGAATATTTCGCAGAAGCGGAAGCAGTAAAGAGTGCAATGTTCTGGATGGTAGGAGACCTCGGAAAAGCAAGATGGGAGGATTTCCGTTTTGTCGTCCCCATCACGGCAATCCTTGTTCCTATACTCATCTGGAAATCCTGGGACCTTAATATAATAGGGGCAGGGGACGAGAGTGCAAAGAGCCTCGGGATAAATGTCAAAAAATTCCGGATACTCATTATGGTGGTCTCGTCACTTCTGGTTGCAGGAGTTGTTAGTTTTGTCGGAGCAATAGGGTTTATTGGGCTTGTCTCACCGCATATCTGCAGGCTGATCATCGGAGGAGACAACCGATTCCTGATTCCTGCATCTGGATTGATGGGAGCAGTTTTCCTGATTATCTCGGATTCCATTGCAAGGACAGTTCTTTCGCCTGTAGTTGTTCCCGTAGGAGTTATCACAGCATTCCTCGGCGTACCTTTCTTTGTGTACCTTATCATGTACCGGAGGGAGTACTGTTGA